A DNA window from Bacteroides cellulosilyticus contains the following coding sequences:
- a CDS encoding glucosamine-6-phosphate deaminase: protein MNIKEIKKEALLVRVCATRQIMGEDAAQAAAESINQLLKEKEEINILFAAAPSQNEFLAALQKYALPWNRIHALHMDEYIGLQADAPQRFGNYLKEHIFAALPFKSIHYLYIEGASPENICTHYEEVLQKHPIDIVFMGIGENGHIAFNDPHVALFDDPQQVKVVLLDEVCRTQQVHDGCFSSLEKVPQQAVTITIPVMMKATRIFCIVPGKPKANAVKETLYGPVSTTCPASILRTHPHATLYCDRDSASLLSI, encoded by the coding sequence ATGAACATAAAAGAAATTAAGAAAGAAGCTTTACTGGTACGGGTATGCGCTACCCGCCAGATTATGGGCGAAGATGCCGCACAAGCTGCAGCCGAAAGTATCAACCAATTATTAAAAGAAAAAGAGGAAATCAATATTCTGTTTGCAGCGGCCCCCTCACAAAACGAGTTTCTGGCCGCCTTGCAGAAGTATGCTCTTCCCTGGAACCGCATCCATGCCTTGCACATGGACGAGTACATCGGTCTGCAAGCGGATGCGCCTCAACGCTTCGGGAATTATCTCAAAGAACACATATTTGCCGCACTTCCCTTCAAGTCTATACATTATCTATATATAGAAGGCGCCTCACCCGAGAACATCTGCACCCACTATGAAGAAGTTCTGCAAAAGCATCCCATCGACATTGTTTTCATGGGAATCGGTGAAAACGGGCACATCGCTTTTAATGACCCGCATGTGGCATTGTTTGATGATCCCCAGCAGGTAAAAGTGGTATTACTGGACGAGGTATGTCGCACACAACAGGTACACGACGGTTGTTTCTCCAGTCTGGAGAAAGTACCCCAACAGGCAGTCACCATTACGATACCGGTTATGATGAAAGCTACCCGTATCTTTTGCATAGTACCGGGAAAGCCGAAGGCAAATGCTGTGAAAGAAACATTATACGGTCCTGTCAGCACCACTTGCCCGGCTTCTATTTTACGTACTCATCCCCATGCGACGCTTTATTGCGACCGGGACAGTGCGTCACTTTTATCCATCTAA
- the nagA gene encoding N-acetylglucosamine-6-phosphate deacetylase produces the protein METEKGQITRIYNGEIITPERNFGVGTVLIAEGKIIGIEPGNYEVPGSIGHDAHGGYIAPGFIDLHTHGAGDSDFMDCTEEDCLTIAREHLRHGTTLLYPTTLASDNQELFRFLDIYDRVKDQRSGAAFGGLHLEGPYFAYAFRGAQDPRYLRNPSPEEYMEILDRSQDIVRWSIAPELPGALEFGDILHRRGILPSIAHTDAIYEDVVESVKHGFTHITHFYSCMNGVTRRNAFRYAGCVEAGYLLDEITIELITDGVHVPAPLMKLAVKNKGAEKIALVTDSMRGAGMPEGKSILGSRAKGCEVLIEDGVAKMPDRQSFAGSVATTDRLVRNMYRMGERPLEEAVRMMTLTPAEIMGIADRKGKIAKGYDADIVIFDPDIRINRVFINGETLFEQP, from the coding sequence ATGGAAACTGAAAAAGGACAAATAACCAGAATTTATAACGGTGAAATCATCACTCCGGAACGTAATTTCGGAGTGGGAACCGTACTCATCGCCGAAGGAAAAATTATCGGCATAGAGCCGGGAAACTATGAAGTGCCCGGCAGCATAGGTCACGATGCACACGGCGGCTACATCGCCCCGGGATTCATCGACCTGCACACACACGGCGCAGGCGATTCCGACTTCATGGATTGTACGGAAGAAGACTGCCTCACCATTGCCCGCGAACACCTGCGGCACGGAACTACCTTACTTTATCCTACCACACTGGCTTCGGATAATCAGGAACTGTTTCGCTTTCTCGATATATACGACCGGGTAAAAGATCAACGTTCGGGTGCCGCTTTCGGAGGTTTACACCTGGAAGGCCCTTACTTTGCCTATGCCTTCAGGGGAGCACAGGATCCGCGCTATCTGCGCAACCCTTCCCCCGAAGAATACATGGAGATATTGGACAGGAGCCAGGATATCGTCCGGTGGAGTATTGCTCCCGAACTTCCGGGGGCACTTGAGTTTGGTGATATACTGCACCGACGTGGCATATTGCCTTCCATAGCGCATACAGATGCCATTTATGAAGATGTGGTGGAATCCGTGAAACACGGTTTTACCCATATCACCCACTTCTACTCCTGCATGAATGGAGTAACCCGTCGGAACGCCTTCCGCTACGCAGGTTGTGTAGAAGCGGGATATTTATTGGACGAAATAACCATTGAACTGATAACGGACGGCGTACATGTTCCGGCACCGCTTATGAAACTGGCAGTAAAGAATAAGGGTGCGGAGAAGATTGCCTTAGTCACCGACTCCATGCGCGGTGCAGGTATGCCTGAAGGAAAAAGCATATTGGGCAGTCGTGCCAAAGGATGCGAAGTGCTCATTGAGGACGGAGTAGCCAAGATGCCCGACCGCCAGTCCTTTGCGGGAAGCGTAGCTACGACCGACCGGTTGGTACGGAATATGTACCGGATGGGAGAACGCCCTCTGGAAGAAGCCGTGCGCATGATGACACTCACCCCCGCCGAAATAATGGGCATTGCGGACAGGAAAGGAAAGATTGCCAAAGGATATGATGCCGACATTGTAATATTCGACCCGGATATCCGCATCAACCGGGTATTCATTAACGGAGAAACACTATTTGAACAACCATGA